The nucleotide sequence ACCCCGGGAGTTTCATCGATGCGACGTCACACGAAGTTCGGGCGGATCGCGCTCGCCGCGACAGCCGGACTCGTGGCGCTGGTCCTCTCGGCCTGCACCTCGACGGCGGGCGCGAAGCTCCCCGAGCAGCAGAAGGGCGGGTTCTCCGCGGACGTCGAGAAGCGGCTCTCGTCAGCGGTCACCGACGCGATGACGCTCGCCGACGCCTCCGCCGGTTTCGCCGGGGTGTGGGCGCCCTGGTCCGGGACCTGGACCACCGCGCAGGGGACGACCACGCGTGGAGGCTCCAAGCCGGTCAGCGAGGACATGCGCTTCCGCATCGGGCAGAACACCACGCCGATGACCTGCACGGTGCTGCTGCAGCTCGTCGACGACGGAGAGGTGGGGCTCGACGACCCGCTCACCAAGTGGCTTCCCGGACTGGTCGGGGTCGAGGGCGTCACCCTGCGCGAGCTCTGCCAGAACACCTCCGGCATCGGCGACTACCTGGCGCAGCTCAACCCGGAGTTCATCATGAACCCGACGCGGCAGTGGCCCCCGCTGGAGCTGGCCAGCGACGGGATCGCGATGCAGCGCTACGGCAACCCCGGCGAGAAGTGGGGTCGCTCGTCCACGAACGCCGTGCTCCTGGGGATGGCCCTCCAGAACGCGACAAGTCGCAGC is from Leifsonia sp. 466MF and encodes:
- a CDS encoding serine hydrolase domain-containing protein — protein: MRRHTKFGRIALAATAGLVALVLSACTSTAGAKLPEQQKGGFSADVEKRLSSAVTDAMTLADASAGFAGVWAPWSGTWTTAQGTTTRGGSKPVSEDMRFRIGQNTTPMTCTVLLQLVDDGEVGLDDPLTKWLPGLVGVEGVTLRELCQNTSGIGDYLAQLNPEFIMNPTRQWPPLELASDGIAMQRYGNPGEKWGRSSTNAVLLGMALQNATSRSWHDLYKQYIFDKLGMTASSLPESSQFSVPGPHPTGYSVGLDGAGAIVCEPMRDVSSMSPSQGWTSAGVVSNVTDLKAFGQALASGSLLTEKSRKAQADGIVIGQSWESYGLGMQMLGPLRGSSGAVPGYLSAMYTDPASGLTIVVALNNSTPGPGFAQLLAQRLASIVSKTPAKEKGAKVVASLPWSEQQAVDGMTKSAPCPAKKAG